The following are encoded together in the Daucus carota subsp. sativus chromosome 5, DH1 v3.0, whole genome shotgun sequence genome:
- the LOC108223333 gene encoding F-box/kelch-repeat protein At3g23880-like: MAKKSINYLPEGLISEILLRLPVKSLLQCKSVCKPWLSLISTPHFVKSQLHRAITASMNTPTMLCIHRPTLTEEELARKLAFEAETERRFGTLFSNSTISPQQQRRRELVDEALLDAAAQDLSSCPVQFDHLVMPRLFSTHYSIKSVCDGILCLANLFGNYVYLWNPSIGKFKKLPAPEPHTCDTVPVKVGFGYDPISDDYKVFRIVSEKMFDVEPLVQVYSSNADSWTNEFKAPIMKGVKHFGSANVVVDGVLYFKYRREHLVSFDLHNEIFGLVPIPSSTQMESDVLDFQGSVAMVFQSGIEINLWTLDNVSGEVSWTKKFSIEAHPETEIRLNDYLGAAQFFGHKVFHSSFMFYVLYDYEKKETKIYKDEANVGAFLKYTETLVSLDGFEQVQ, from the coding sequence ATGGCAAAAAAGTCCATCAACTATTTACCTGAAGGGTTGATCTCCGAAATACTCCTTCGACTTCCTGTGAAATCACTGCTCCAATGCAAGTCCGTCTGCAAACCATGGCTTTCACTCATCTCCACCCCTCATTTCGTCAAATCTCAACTCCATCGCGCCATCACGGCCTCAATGAACACACCCACAATGCTCTGTATCCACAGACCCACGCTCACCGAGGAGGAATTGGCAAGAAAACTGGCCTTCGAGGCCGAGACGGAGAGGCGTTTCGGCACATTGTTTTCCAATTCCACTATTAGTCCACAACAGCAACGTCGGCGTGAACTTGTTGATGAGGCGCTTCTTGATGCCGCAGCCCAAGACTTGTCCAGCTGTCCGGTACAATTTGATCATCTTGTTATGCCACGTCTTTTCTCTACACATTAtagtattaaaagtgtttgtgaTGGCATCCTCTGTTTAGCTAATTTGTTCGGTAATTATGTCTATCTTTGGAATCCGTCAATCGGGAAGTTTAAGAAACTCCCTGCTCCCGAGCCCCACACTTGTGATACTGTGCCGGTTAAAGTAGGGTTTGGTTATGATCCTATCTCCGATGACTACAAGGTCTTTAGGATTGTGTCTGAGAAAATGTTTGATGTCGAACCATTAGTTCAGGTTTATTCGTCGAATGCTGATTCCTGGACTAATGAATTTAAGGCTCCTATTATGAAGGGTGTTAAGCACTTTGGCTCAGCTAATGTTGTTGTAGACGGGGTACTGTATTTTAAATATCGTAGGGAGCACTTAGTCTCATTTGATTTGCACAATGAGATTTTTGGACTAGTTCCTATCCCTAGCTCTACACAGATGGAGTCAGATGTTTTGGATTTCCAAGGTTCCGTCGCTATGGTCTTTCAGTCTGGAATTGAAATAAATCTATGGACGTTAGATAATGTTTCTGGAGAGGTGTCTTGGACCAAAAAATTTAGCATTGAGGCTCATCCCGAGACTGAAATACGGTTAAATGACTATTTGGGTGCAGCACAGTTCTTTGGACATAAGGTATTTCACAGTAGCTTCATGTTTTATGTGTTGTATGACTATGAGAAGAAAGAAACCAAAATTTATAAAGATGAAGCAAATGTGGGTGCTTTTCTCAAATACACAGAAACGCTTGTTTCACTAGATGGCTTTGAGCAAGTGCAGTAA